CGAATCGCCGTACTACTTCGGTCTCGCCGATGTGCATCCTGCATTGGGTTGGCTGCCGCTCATCATCGTAGCGATGACGGCGGGCCTGTTCATGGCCGTTCGTGGAAGCGGCGTGCCTCGTTGGCTCAATGGAACGCTCGTCGTGCTGATCGTTCCGATGGTCGGCCTGTTGGCCTATTGGCAGATGCTCTGGCCGTAACCCTACGTCTTCGCAAGCACCTTGATGTCCTTCACCTCGATGGTCGACTTGGGATATCCCTTCCGCACCGCGTTGATCATCGCCAGGCCCACCGCCTTCATGCTGCAAGTGGCCCAGGGCATGAGCACAGCGAAAACCGGCACCAGCGCGCGCATCCACCATTTGGGGTTACGCATGCCCGGCGTCACTGTCATGATGCCCGGCCGGAAGTTGTAGTTCGCCTTGAAGCCCAAGCGCCCCAGTTCGTTCTCCGTGCGCCCCTTCACCCGCGCCCACATCAAACGGCCCTTCTCGCTGCTATCGGTGCCAGCGCCGGAGACGTAGATGAAGATGGCCTGCGGCGAAGCGCTGACCATGGCCTTCGCGAAGGCGAGCGTCGTATCGTAGGTGAGGCGGGTGAAGTCCGCTTCGTTCTTGCCCACAGAGCTCACGCCCGCGCAATAGAAGCAGCCATCGTATCCGCGCAGTTGGTCCACGGCTGCATCGAGCGAGAAGAAGTCCATCACCAAGAGCTCCTTGAGTTTCGGATGCTGGCGGCCGCAGCTCTTCCGTCCGACGACGAGCACCTGTTCGACGGCAGGATGCACGAGGCATTCGAGCAGCACGCCTTCGCCCACATAACCGGTCGCGCCGGTGATGATGACCCTCATTCCCATGCGGCCAAGCTACTGGACCCATGGTCCGAGTGAACGCCAGGACCGCTAGCGCTTCACGAACTGCAGCACCTTCGTGCCCTTCGCATTCGACACATGCACCAGATAGTGCCCGTTCGCGAGCGCGCCTGTGCCGATGCGACCATCGCCCAAGAGTCCAGCTTGCAACAAGCGGCCATCATTGGCCAGCAACCGGTAGGAAGCACCTTGTTCTTGCGGGCCGATGATGCGCACATGATCCTCCGCAGGATTCGGTGCAAGCGCCCATGCATCCACCGCGCCTTCGCCGACGCTGGTGCTCACCTCGGTGATCACCACCGCATCGTTGGTGCGGATGGGCGGATTGAAATCGAAGAAGATGTCGGCCGCGTTGCTCACCACCGTGCCGGGCAGTTCCGGTTGGTCCAGCTTCACGCGGAAGCCGATGAGGCCGTGGCTCGCCGGCTCGTTCACGTTGCTGTCCGGCAATAGGATGCTCGCGAAGGTGAAGGCGACGATTCCATCTCCGCTCATGGCGACATCATAGGGATGCGATGCCGCCCCAGGCTCGAAGCTGAGCGGATCCAAAGCGGCTGGCAGCGTGTCCACGATCACCACGGTGAAGGCCGTATCGGTGCCGGTGTTCTGGAAGCGCACGGTGTAATCGAGCCAGGCATCGGTGCCGATGAAGTATTGCGTGGCGCTGGTGCCGCTGCTGGTGCGTACCATCTTGTCGTTGGGGTCGACCGCGGCGGTGATGGTGCTCGTGAGCGCGATGGCGTTGTTCGCCAGCGTCGTCTCGCTCACGCTGTTGCTCACGGATGCCGTGCACGTCACATCGGTGCCGAGCAGGTTGATGTTCGCAGGCACGTTCAACGCGATATGGATGTCGGTGCTGCCGAATGCGCCCAGTGCAGGCAGGTCCCAAGTGAGCGTATTGCCAGCGATGATTGTCGGCGATGGTGATGCACTCACGTATGTGAGCTCCGGATCGATGACGAAGGCGAGCGTGATCGGACCCGAGAGCGCGCCGGAGAGGTTGCGGACGTCCAAGTGATAGCTCGCATCGAAGCCGACGCGCGTGGGGCCCTGCGCGCCGAAGAGTGCGAGGTCGAAGGGGATGGCGCTGCTATCGGCGATTGCGATGCTGACGAGCGGTGAGCCCGCCGAGATCGTGAACGGGATCGGATCCTGCGCCGGGCACAACTGGATGAGAGCAGTGCCCGTTTGCTGATCGAGCGTGTACGACCCATAGGTGAGGTTCCGACTGAAGGTGCCCGCGGCATTCGTGATCACATACTCCGGACCGGGCGTGATCTCCATCACCCGGTAAGGCATGGCTTCATCGTTCGCGTCCTGCGTGCAATCCTGGTCGTGATCGAAGAAGAGTGAGCCGTAGACCTGCCCGCAGAAGGGCCCGAGATCGGGCACGGTCACATTCAAGGTCTCAGGCGGACAGCTCATGCCGTAGGGATCGTAGTAGTACTCGGTGCGCACGATGTGGTGGTCGCCCGCCGCAAGTCCCTCGAACGTGTACACTTCGGGCCAGCCGCAGGCGGTGCACCCGCCCACCTCCGTCCAAGCATCGTTGTACACTGTCACGTTGATCTGGTCCACGATGCCGGCGCCAGAGAACACGTCAATCGTAAGGCTCCCATTGGCGCCGAGGCAGGCGCCCTGCACATCGAGCAAGGCCATGGGACTGCCATAAGACACATTCAGCGTGTTGAGCGTTACCGTGCCCATGCAACCCGTGCTGTCCGTGATGGTGAGCTGCGGATAGTCGTTGGCACAATACGGTCCGAAGAGCCAGCCGAATCCCGGGAAGGAATCGAAGGCGGCCGGGGACACCGCGAAGAAGCCTTCGACATTGTGCCAGCCGAGGTCCATCGGGCTATCGGGCAGATGCAAGCCTGCGTTGCAGCCGCCGCAGCCGAAAAGACCGCCTTGCGGAGTGGTCATGGAATAGGGCCATTGCAGGTAGGGCACGGCCAGCACCTCTGCGCTGTCCACTGCGACCTGGCCCAATGCATCGGTCACGGTCACGGTGTACCAGCCGGGGGTGAGATCCGTGATCGTCCCTTCGATAGAGCCGTTGGACCACGCGTACGTGTAAGGCCATTGACCGATCATGACATTGACCTCCATCGCGCCGTTGGCATGACCGCAGGTCTCATTCCACACGGTGAGTCCGATCTGCAACGCGAAGGAGACGTGGGGCGCACCGGCGGCGAGCAGGAGGGCGAGTAGTGCTTTCTTCATGGGTGGTGCTGCGGCTGGAAGACGAACGAGCCGGGATAGGCTGCTTCGCCAGGCTGCGAAGTTGTCGATCATGCGTTAGGCTGGCCTGACCTGGGCGTGTTATCCGGCGCGCCTGAACACCAGCCCCAGCCATCCGCGGTCAACGCGGATCTCCTGGAGCTGCCCATTGCGGTACACGTAGTGGTTCTTCTCCTTGTTGGGCAGCTTCAGGATGTACTCGCCCGGCGCGATGCGCTCCAGCGGGCACTCGAACAGCTCGCTCTCCACGAACACGCTGTCCTGCCCAATTGGCTCATCGTAGTACATGCGCGCCGTTGACCACGGGTTCTTAGGCAGGTCGGCGCTGTACACCTTGTCCGGATGCACCACGTAGAGCCCGCGGCCACCGATGCATCGGAGCGCGCTGCTGTCGCGCAATGCGCCGCTTTCGTGCACGGTGGTGAGGCAGTTGGTCACCTGGCCGGCCACATGCAACGTGCGCGCCACCGTGTTCACGTGGCGCTTCCACAGGAGGGTGAAGTCCGAACGCGAGATCATCGAGTAGGTCACGCTGTCGCCTTGGGCCACGCGCAGCACGTCGATGGTGCCGAGCATCTTGTTGTTGTGGAAGATGTGGAAGACGCCATCCTGCGCAGCGCTGGTGAGCGAGAAGGGGAGCAGCCCGAAGGCCAGCGTTCGTAGCATGGAATGGAAGGCGCGGGAAATGTAGGCGGCCGTCAGCTGAGTTCTTCAACGGGGAACAGGTACCGCACAGGCCCGCCTGACGGGTCCTTCTCTTCCTTCGGCTTGGCGAATGCGCTCCGGGCCAGGTAGAGGGATAGCGCTCCGATGCCCACGGAGAGCGCGCTCAGCGCGATCGACCATGCATCTACTTCGCCCTTGGCCAAAGCTCCCAGTTCGCTCAGGAGGGTGGTGCCGCTGAAGATGTTGCCCCAGCCCACCCATTCGAATACCTGGCCTTGCCAGCGGTAAAGGCTCCAGCCTACGAGAAGGGTAGCGATGGGCACCAGGCTCAGGTAGGCCGTGGCCTGATCGAATTGGATATCCTTCTCCATCAAGGAGCGGAGCACGCGCAATGCGGCCGATAAAGCGATGATGCCCAGGAGCGTCAGGTGCGCAAGCCGGAATTTCTCCCGTGCCCATTGCGTGGGCATGTAGCGCAGCAGCTCGGCGATCTTCCTCGGCTTGGCCTCAGGGTGCTCCAGCACCATCGTATCGAACACCGTCTGCTTGGGCATGCCGAAGCCCAGGAGCTCCGTGGCCTTTTTCCGAAGGGCTTTGCTCATGCGTGGCGAAGATGCGCGATTGGTCTGTGCGGCGTGTACCGGCCATCACGCGGAGGTGATGCTCATCACTTCGCGTGGGTGAGCACCTGCTTGGCGTGCGCGAAGCCGATGGCGCGGATCAAATCGGCATCATGCAGGTCGAAGGCGCTGAAGGCGGCGAGGTCGGGCGGCTCGATGAGCAATCGGCATCCTTGCGCCGATCGCGCCACCATTTCGCGGAAACTGAGGTGCACCGTGCGGTCGAACGTTTCCCAGAAGCCGATGCGGCCATCGAGCGGCGACAACGGGTTCACGTACACAGCGATCACCTGCTCCCGTCGATCGTCGAAGGGCTCGATGGGCAGGTTGTTGCTGAGGCCGCCGTCCACATAAGAAACGCTGTTGATCTCCACGGCTGGGAAGATCATGGGCACTGCGCTGGCGGCCAACAACGGAGGCACCAGATCGCCGCTGGAGAAGAAGCGCTGTCGGCCGGTGGTGAAATCGGTGGCGCTCACGAAGAAGGGAATGCCGAGCTGCTCGAATCGCTTCGCGGGCAGGTAGGCCTCGAGGAAATCGCGCATGCGCTGCTGCGAGAGCCGGTCGCCGCGCAGGATGCGCCAGCGATTGAAGACCTCCGGCACCTGAGCGTGGATCAGTTCGAGCACGGCCTCGGGTGCCAAGCCGCCGGCAATGAAGGCTCCCAGCAGCGCTCCCGCGCTGGTGCCGCTGATGGCTGAAGGTGTGATGCCCGCTTCGGCACATGCCTCCAGCACGCCCAGATGCGCGAAGCCGCGGGCCCCGCCGCCGGAGAGCACGAAGGGAGCGCGTTGCATGGCAACGAAGATCGGGTGCATGGAAGAATGCGGCGCTCACCTTTCAAGCAGAGACGCGATCCTATCCAGAACTTCCGGTTACATTCGTTCGCTATGCGCGCATTTCTGATTTCTTGCTTGCTGGAGCCGTGCATGACCATGGCCCAGAGCTGGTGCCCGCCCGGCGCCCAATGGAATTACGAGGACATGTCCATCGGCTTCTACGGCCATTACCACAGGGCCTACATCGGAGATACCGTGTTCTTGGGTCATCCTGCCCAGCGCATCCGCACCACAGGCATGCGTGCGAGCATCCTTGATCAGGACACCGTGTGGATAGATGAGGTCCTCTATACCACGGTGCAAGACGACATCTTGATGGTGCCCGCATGGAGCCCGAATGGCACGGCTTGGGACACCTTGTTGCGCTTCGATGCCGTGCCCGGCGATCGCTGGTTCTTCCCGAATCATGGCCTGTACTGCGCAGGAGCCATCGGAAACACCGGGATCATTCAGGTCAACGATACGGGCACAGTGCTCGTTGATGGTGTTCCGATCAGGCGCTGGCAGTACATGGTTGATCTTGGGAATGGTGTCCCGGTCTTCGGCGGTGAATGGTATTACGAACGGATTGGCTTCATTTATGGCATGGTGCCTTACCCGTTCTGCGGTTGGACCATCGACGCTGGTGAGAACTTCCGCTGCTATTGGGATGGCGAGATCACCTTCACGAACCCCCAATTACCCGGCGGCACGACTTGGTGCGATGTGGCGTTGAGTACATCCGGCGCACAGCTCGACCATGGGATCGGCATCTTCCCGAACCCGGGCTCGGAGCAGCTCACGGTCGCGCTTCCTGAACGAGCGCACGCGTTCACGATGCTCGATCCTGTGGGGCGCATGATTGCAGCCGGATCGGGACTGAGCGGTTCCACCACCTTGAGCACCGCGCATCTCGCGCCGGGTCAGTACTTGATCCGCATCGAGTCAGCTGATGGAATGCGCATCACCCTGCGCTGGGTGAAGGAGTGAGTTTGGGCCGCTGTGCAGAACCGGCATGGAGGGCAAGCGCGGCAAAGTGCAATTCCCCTACTTTCACCATCGTCAAGGAATGGCATGGTGAGATTCTCCGCTTCCTTCTTCTTCCTGTTGATCGGTGCTGTTGCGGCAGCGCAATGCCCGAACAACAACACGCTCACCGGTGCGGCGGTAACACCCAGTTGCCCCGGCACCACCAATGTGCCGTGCGTGCAGGGCGGTCAGTACGCGCTGATCAATGTGGTGACAGGCAACACATACACCTTCAGCACCTGCGGGGCTTCCTTCGATACGCAGATCACCTTGTACAACAACGCCGGCGGCGGCTCGCTCGGCTACAACGATGACTTCTGCGGGCTGCAATCAACGGTGACCTGGACAGCGGGCTTCACCGGGCAGCTCCGTGTGCTGGTGGATCTGTACAACTGCGCCACCAATGCCACGTGCGCGCCGCTCGCGATCACCTGTGCCACGCCGCCTGCGGGCGATTGCGTGTACACCCTCACGCTCTTCGACAGCTTTAGCGACGGCTGGGGCACCTCGAATGTGGGCGTGAGCATCAACGGCGGTCCGTTCCAGTACTACACGGTTCCCTTTGGATCGCCTTCCGTATCCGTGCAGTTCGGCGTGAACATCGGCGGCACGGTGGTGCTCACCTACAACGCGTCGGGCGCGTGGCAGACGGACAACTCGTACATCCTCACGCTCGGCGGCTCCACGCTGTTCAATTCCGGCACCCCACCGGCCGCTGGAACCACCTATGCCGGCACGGTGACCTGCGTGCCGCCGCCGCCACCGCAAGAGGATTGCCTCGGCGCCATGACCATCTGCAGCAACGTGTCCATCGGCAACAACACCACCAACACCGGCAATGTGGCCGACATCAATCCTACGAACTCCGGCTGCCTCGACGTGACCGAGTTCCAAGGCACCTGGTACGTGTTCTCGCCCAGCGCCTCGGGCAACCTCGGCTTCTCCATCAACCCGATCGGACCGGATGATTACGATTGGGCGGTGTGGGGGCCTTATCCCCCAGGCACCACGCCCGGCACACTCTGCCCGCCCAGCGGCCCGCCGATCCGGTGCGCCGCGTCGAGCGGTCCGGCCACTTTCGCGAGCACGGGCAGCTACGCCACCGGCATGGGCCACGCAACATTCTCGCCCCCGCAATTCGCGAGCACGGCGGTTTCCTATGGGATCCCCTCCACGTTCGATGACTGCCCGTTGGTCGCGCCGCAACGCTGCGGATGGGTCCCCGGCATGCAGGTCGTGATCGGACAGGTCTACCTCATGTACATCAGCAACTGGAGCCAGAGCAGCACGGGCTTCAGCCTGGATTGGATCCTGCAGAACGGCGCCTCGCTCGATTGCACGGTCCTTCCTGTGGAGTTGCTGAGCTTCGATGCCCACAGCGAAGGCACAGGCGTCAACCTGGAATGGCGCGCCGCGAGTGAATCGGGAACGGCATACTTCAGCGTGGAGCGTTCAAGCGATGGACGGTCCTTCGAGGCCATCGGGCATATGCAGGCCGCCGGCAGCAGTGCGCAGGCGATTGCCTATCGGCTCGTCGATGAGCATCCCGTGCAGGGCGTGAATTATTACCGCTTGCATCAAGTCGATGAGGATGGAACGGCTGCCTACTCCGGCACCCGTGCCGTGCACATCGCATCCTTCGCCAGCGCGGTCCGCTTGGTGCCGAATCCGGGATCGTCGATGGTGCAGGTGCTGCTGAATGGCGCTGAGGCGGGCGGCCTCTTCGAGCTGCGCGATGCCACCGGGCGCTTGGTGATGCAGCGGCTGATCATGGATGCACGCGTGGAATTCGATGCCAGTGCACTTCCGTCCGGAGTGTACGGCTACCTGGTGCTCGCGCCGAATGCCGAGGCCGTTGCGCGTGGGGCCTGGGTGCGCGACTGAGGGTCCTACTCGGCGATCAGTCTCCCGCTTCCCGTGATCACGCTCTGGATGCTGGCGGGATCGCCTTTGTAGAACACGTCGCCAACGCTGCGCACCTGGGCGTCCAGTTCATTCACCGCCCAGCAGCGCACGTTCGCCACGCTGCTGTTGTTCACGCGCACCGTGCTTGCGCGAAGCCCGCTCGCATCGATGGGCGCCATGATGCCGCTGTAGAGGTTCGCTTCGTTGCAGGCGCCAGTGATGAGCGCATCGCCGGCGCCGGTGTGCAGCGCGATGTCGAGGCGGTCAACATCGACTTTCAGCGCGGCGGTGCCTTCAGCGCCCCATTGCTCCAGTAGGAGCGCGGCGCAGCGCAGCGTATCGGCGCAGCTGATGTCGCCGGTGCCGCGCAGGGTGATGCGACAGATGCCTTCCACGGGTGCATGCACCGTGATGCGCGGCTTGAAGCTGCGCACCCATCGGCAGCGCATGTCGTTGCGGATGCGCAGGGTGCCGTCCTTGACTTCAGTGACCACTTGGCCGATGAGGTTGGCACCGCCTTCCACCGCCACGCTGCCTGTGGCGCGCGATCCGAGCACGAGGTCGATGCGGTCGTCGATCTCGATCGAGCTGAAGGCTGGGACGGCGCGGCCTTCAACTTGCACGGCGCCTGTGCTCGTCACGCAATCGTCCCATTGATCGCGCTGGCAGCTTGCGAGCACGATGAAGAGGAAAGGGAGGAGGCGCTTCAATTCCATCGGTATCCGATGCCGAACTCCCAATGGTCGGCGGTGGCGAAGTGCGTCTTGAGGCACACGCTGGCGAGCAGGTGCTTGCCCAGCCGGTACCGCATGCCCGTGCGCTGGTACACCGGCGCATCATCGGGTTCTGGGGAGAAGAGGTAGCCGCCGAAGTGGAAGAGCAATTCGCCGCGGCCCATGAGCAGCGAGCCGCCGATGTGCGCGCCCGCTTGGGTGAGCTCCGCCCGGCTTCTTCCCTCAAGGCCGGGAAGCACCGTGGGCAAGTCGCCCTTGTTGAAGGCATCGATGCCTGCGCACAGCGCGCCCTTGCCGCCCATGCGCCAGCTCGCGTCGGCGCTGAGCACGTACACGCTGTACTGTCCGTTGAGCGGACGGCCGCTCTCGCTCATTCCGAATGCGCCCACCACGCAGAACTCGCGACGCTCCCGCTCGAACCCGCGCGTCTCGGGCACGGCGCGCTGTGGTGGCGCATGGCCCAATGCGTATGATGCGCCGAGCGCGAGGCTGAGGAAGTTGAGGCCGAGGTTCGGCTGCCTCGCGCTGCCATTGCTCCAGTGATCGAGGCTGAGGCCAAGGTGCAGGCCAAGGCGTCGCGCATCGTAGCGCAGCTCGGGCATCAGCTGCAGGGAGCCGTTGATCCGCGAGCCGATGGCGATCTGCCGCGTGTTCTCAAGCCGGTCGAAGGGCTTGGCGATGTAGCCCACGCCCCATCCCACGCGCAAGCCGAAGCTCAAGCGTTCGCCCTGGGCCAGCGGGAAGGAGAGGTAGGGCATCAGGCTGATGGCGTCGCCGATGCGCTCCGGGTTCGCCATGCGCGTATGGACGGCGAGCACCCCGTACCGAGGCATACCGTAAGACCGGTGCCAGGCCCGGTCGCCTTCCACTTGCCGTTCAACGAACAGCTCAGTGGCACCAGCATGTCCCTCCACGAGGATCCAGCTGGCCGGCCGGTGCGCCCACAAGAAGCCGTAGTGGCCGCGCGCGCCTATGGACCACGGCTGCTGGGCGCAGGCAGTGGCCGATAGGACCAGCAACGGGAGGACGACCGTTCGCATTCGGCGCGCAAGTTATCGGGCAAGGCCAAGGCCTCACGAGCGCCCGCGCGGATGGAATTGCAGGATGCTGCTGCGGAGGTATTCGCGGTCGA
The DNA window shown above is from Flavobacteriales bacterium and carries:
- a CDS encoding DUF2807 domain-containing protein, translated to MKRLLPFLFIVLASCQRDQWDDCVTSTGAVQVEGRAVPAFSSIEIDDRIDLVLGSRATGSVAVEGGANLIGQVVTEVKDGTLRIRNDMRCRWVRSFKPRITVHAPVEGICRITLRGTGDISCADTLRCAALLLEQWGAEGTAALKVDVDRLDIALHTGAGDALITGACNEANLYSGIMAPIDASGLRASTVRVNNSSVANVRCWAVNELDAQVRSVGDVFYKGDPASIQSVITGSGRLIAE
- a CDS encoding T9SS type A sorting domain-containing protein, whose amino-acid sequence is MVRFSASFFFLLIGAVAAAQCPNNNTLTGAAVTPSCPGTTNVPCVQGGQYALINVVTGNTYTFSTCGASFDTQITLYNNAGGGSLGYNDDFCGLQSTVTWTAGFTGQLRVLVDLYNCATNATCAPLAITCATPPAGDCVYTLTLFDSFSDGWGTSNVGVSINGGPFQYYTVPFGSPSVSVQFGVNIGGTVVLTYNASGAWQTDNSYILTLGGSTLFNSGTPPAAGTTYAGTVTCVPPPPPQEDCLGAMTICSNVSIGNNTTNTGNVADINPTNSGCLDVTEFQGTWYVFSPSASGNLGFSINPIGPDDYDWAVWGPYPPGTTPGTLCPPSGPPIRCAASSGPATFASTGSYATGMGHATFSPPQFASTAVSYGIPSTFDDCPLVAPQRCGWVPGMQVVIGQVYLMYISNWSQSSTGFSLDWILQNGASLDCTVLPVELLSFDAHSEGTGVNLEWRAASESGTAYFSVERSSDGRSFEAIGHMQAAGSSAQAIAYRLVDEHPVQGVNYYRLHQVDEDGTAAYSGTRAVHIASFASAVRLVPNPGSSMVQVLLNGAEAGGLFELRDATGRLVMQRLIMDARVEFDASALPSGVYGYLVLAPNAEAVARGAWVRD
- a CDS encoding NAD-dependent epimerase/dehydratase family protein — protein: MRVIITGATGYVGEGVLLECLVHPAVEQVLVVGRKSCGRQHPKLKELLVMDFFSLDAAVDQLRGYDGCFYCAGVSSVGKNEADFTRLTYDTTLAFAKAMVSASPQAIFIYVSGAGTDSSEKGRLMWARVKGRTENELGRLGFKANYNFRPGIMTVTPGMRNPKWWMRALVPVFAVLMPWATCSMKAVGLAMINAVRKGYPKSTIEVKDIKVLAKT
- a CDS encoding T9SS type A sorting domain-containing protein, whose amino-acid sequence is MRAFLISCLLEPCMTMAQSWCPPGAQWNYEDMSIGFYGHYHRAYIGDTVFLGHPAQRIRTTGMRASILDQDTVWIDEVLYTTVQDDILMVPAWSPNGTAWDTLLRFDAVPGDRWFFPNHGLYCAGAIGNTGIIQVNDTGTVLVDGVPIRRWQYMVDLGNGVPVFGGEWYYERIGFIYGMVPYPFCGWTIDAGENFRCYWDGEITFTNPQLPGGTTWCDVALSTSGAQLDHGIGIFPNPGSEQLTVALPERAHAFTMLDPVGRMIAAGSGLSGSTTLSTAHLAPGQYLIRIESADGMRITLRWVKE
- a CDS encoding acyloxyacyl hydrolase, translated to MRTVVLPLLVLSATACAQQPWSIGARGHYGFLWAHRPASWILVEGHAGATELFVERQVEGDRAWHRSYGMPRYGVLAVHTRMANPERIGDAISLMPYLSFPLAQGERLSFGLRVGWGVGYIAKPFDRLENTRQIAIGSRINGSLQLMPELRYDARRLGLHLGLSLDHWSNGSARQPNLGLNFLSLALGASYALGHAPPQRAVPETRGFERERREFCVVGAFGMSESGRPLNGQYSVYVLSADASWRMGGKGALCAGIDAFNKGDLPTVLPGLEGRSRAELTQAGAHIGGSLLMGRGELLFHFGGYLFSPEPDDAPVYQRTGMRYRLGKHLLASVCLKTHFATADHWEFGIGYRWN
- a CDS encoding patatin-like phospholipase family protein codes for the protein MQRAPFVLSGGGARGFAHLGVLEACAEAGITPSAISGTSAGALLGAFIAGGLAPEAVLELIHAQVPEVFNRWRILRGDRLSQQRMRDFLEAYLPAKRFEQLGIPFFVSATDFTTGRQRFFSSGDLVPPLLAASAVPMIFPAVEINSVSYVDGGLSNNLPIEPFDDRREQVIAVYVNPLSPLDGRIGFWETFDRTVHLSFREMVARSAQGCRLLIEPPDLAAFSAFDLHDADLIRAIGFAHAKQVLTHAK